In Mycolicibacterium gadium, the genomic window GCGCCGGCCACGTGCACCGCCAGGACGCTGCCGAATGCGCGCAGCGCGTCCGGCGTCTGCAGCTGGGTGAACACCGACGCCGCGTCGTGGACGATCGCCAGGGAGATCGCCGCGATCAGCAGTGGGCCGCCGACGGCCGATGCGACGACCCACCGCGTCACGAACCAGGAGCCCTGCGGTGATGTCGCACCGGCGGTCGCGCGTGCGGTTCCCCACACCATCGCGAGCATCGGTAGCAACGGCATCACGCCCAGCTCGCTACCGCCGATCGAGATCGGCACCATGTGTACGCCGAGCCACATGCTGGTGATCGCGCCGAGCGCGCCGGTCATGTCGCTGTTGGCGATCAGCAGCTGCAGCAACACCACGGCTGCGATGACGCCCAGCGCCACGATGGACGGCCCGAACGCGACCCGAAGCAGCTCACGCGCCTGGCGTGTGCCGACTGGCCGGTTTTCCACTAAGGCCGCTCCTCGCGCAGGCTCACACGCGCGCGAAGTTGACGCACGCGCGGCTCAGACTACGACGGTGGGGGGCCCGACTGGGTGGAAGACGCTCCCGATTGCGACGGCATCTGCGCCTGGGCCGTCGGCGTGGAGCTCGACGGCGGCTGTCCGAAGGTCGGGAAACCGGTCGGAGGGGTCGGGGGCCCGCTCTGCTGACCGCTGGGTTGGCCGCCGGAATATCCGGCGGTCGACGGGCCGCCACCCTGGTAACCGCCGTACTGCGACTGATAACCGGGACGTTGCGACAGCCCTTGCTGATGCTGCGGCGGGCCGCCGTGCTGAGACTGCTGACCGTAGTACGGCGCGCTCGGCCCGCCGTACTGGCCGTAATGCTGGTCGTACCGGGGCTGCTGCGGCGCGGGCGGGGTGATGACGCCCGCATCGAACAGCAGCACCGCCACGGCGACGATCGCCTGGAACATGGTGAACGCGATGATCAGGTAGAGGCCCCAGTCGATGGACACCCCTTCCGGCGCCGTTAGCACGATGGCGATCACCAGGAGGAACGCCAGCACCGACAGCACCGCGACAACCGCAGGCAGGAGCTTCTGCTTTGGCAGCAGCGATACGCCGGCGATCAGCGCGGCGGCGAGGGCCGCGACGACGCCGAGATCCAGCAGCGTCGGGGTGAAGTAGTCCGCGCCTGCGGTGAACAGCGGCCCGAAGCTGGACAGATACACGCCCAGGCCCAGGACCACGACTGCGATGGTCAGGTACTTCGGCAGTTGGCTCGGACCCGCGGCTGGCCCGGGCTCGGGCGCCCTACCGAACTGTTGCGTCGGGGCCGCGAACTGCGTGGTGGGCTGCTGGGCGGGCGGGTATCCGGGATTGCCGGGCGGACCTTGGGGGTACGACATGACCTCTCCTGTGCTGGACGGGTTCGAACCCACGCTAGCGCACTCCCGGTAACCGCGACGCCAGCAAGGGTTCCACTGCTGAACGTTGCTCGGATCCCTCGATTTCGCGAACCAGCGGCAGCACGCGCGAACCGAAGTATTCGATCTCCTGCTGGAAGTGCAACAAGCCGCCGAGAATCAGATCGACGCCGCCTTTACGGTATGCCGCAATGCGTTTCGCGATCTGTTCGCGCGTGCCGATCGACTGCGTGCGTAAGCCGTCGTTGTACTGAACCGGGTCCTCGAACGTCGAGTCCGCCCGCGTACCACGGCGGGCTGATTCGTCTTCGCGATGATCTCTCGCAGGACTTCTTGGCTTCCCATTCGGTGTCCCTCGCGGCGGCGTTTCGGGGCCCCGACGTTGCCCTTCGGACTAGAACACGTTCTAATCCTGATATGGACTACGGGCTCGTACTTTTCACCAGTGACCGGGGCATCGACCCCGCATCGGCCGCCAAACTCGCCGACGAACACGGCTTCACCACGTTCTACGTGCCCGAACACACGCACATCCCCATCAAGCGCGAGGCTGCCCACCCCACCACCGGCGACGAGTCACTGCCCGACGACCGCTACATGCGCACCCTCGACCCCTGGGTTTCGCTCGGCGCCGCCTGCGCGGTGACCTCGCGGGTGCGGCTGTCCACGGCCGTGGCGCTGCCGGTCGAACACGACCCGATCACGCTGGCGAAGTCGATTGCAACCCTGGACCACCTCTCCGGCGGACGCGTCTCCCTCGGTGTCGGATTCGGCTGGAACACAGACGAATTGGCCGACCACAACGTGCCTCCGGGCCGGCGGCGCACGATGTTGCGCGAGTACCTGGAGGCCATGCGCGCGCTGTGGACCGAGGAGGAAGCGTCCTATCAGGGCGAGTTCGTCAACTTCGGCCCCAGCTGGGCCTGGCCCAAGCCGGTTCAGGCGCACATCCCCGTGCTGGTCGGCGCGGCGGGCACCGAGAAGAACTTCAAGTGGATCGCGCGTTCGGCCGACGGCTGGATCACGACGCCGCGTGACTTCGACATCGACGCACCGGTCAAGCTGCTGCAGGACACCTGGGCCGCGGCCGGTCGCAACGGAGCGCCGC contains:
- a CDS encoding DUF5336 domain-containing protein, which translates into the protein MSYPQGPPGNPGYPPAQQPTTQFAAPTQQFGRAPEPGPAAGPSQLPKYLTIAVVVLGLGVYLSSFGPLFTAGADYFTPTLLDLGVVAALAAALIAGVSLLPKQKLLPAVVAVLSVLAFLLVIAIVLTAPEGVSIDWGLYLIIAFTMFQAIVAVAVLLFDAGVITPPAPQQPRYDQHYGQYGGPSAPYYGQQSQHGGPPQHQQGLSQRPGYQSQYGGYQGGGPSTAGYSGGQPSGQQSGPPTPPTGFPTFGQPPSSSTPTAQAQMPSQSGASSTQSGPPPS
- a CDS encoding LLM class F420-dependent oxidoreductase translates to MDYGLVLFTSDRGIDPASAAKLADEHGFTTFYVPEHTHIPIKREAAHPTTGDESLPDDRYMRTLDPWVSLGAACAVTSRVRLSTAVALPVEHDPITLAKSIATLDHLSGGRVSLGVGFGWNTDELADHNVPPGRRRTMLREYLEAMRALWTEEEASYQGEFVNFGPSWAWPKPVQAHIPVLVGAAGTEKNFKWIARSADGWITTPRDFDIDAPVKLLQDTWAAAGRNGAPQIVALDFKPDPDKLAKWADLGVTEVLFGLPDKSEAEVAAYVERLAGKLAALV